The following coding sequences lie in one Pseudomonas monsensis genomic window:
- a CDS encoding PA0069 family radical SAM protein: MINPLPPRGRGTATNPHNRFAPNRSVAEDDGWYQEVPETQNTEVMIETAKTIITRNTSPDLPFDRSINPYRGCEHGCIYCYARPSHAYWDMSPGLDFETRLIAKTNAAQVLEEQLGKKGYQCAPINLGSNTDPYQPIEREHKITRQTLEVLLRYRHPVTIITKGSLILRDLDLLTELAQQRLVAVMISLTTLDDELKRILEPRAAAPKARLRAIRVMRDAGIPVGVLCSPMIPMINDSEIENLLTEAHAAGAQSAAYMMLRLPLEVAPLFEEWLQAHYPQRAAHVLSLIRQSRGGELYDSRFGARMRGEGVFADLLAQRFAKAIKRLGMNHREGYNLDCTAFCPPGRQMSLI; the protein is encoded by the coding sequence ATGATCAACCCTCTCCCCCCGCGCGGTCGCGGCACCGCGACCAATCCGCACAACCGCTTTGCGCCGAACCGTTCGGTGGCCGAGGATGACGGCTGGTATCAGGAAGTGCCCGAAACGCAGAACACCGAGGTGATGATCGAAACCGCGAAAACCATCATCACCCGCAACACCTCGCCGGACCTGCCCTTCGACCGCTCGATCAACCCCTACCGAGGCTGCGAGCATGGCTGCATCTATTGCTACGCGCGGCCCAGCCATGCCTATTGGGACATGTCGCCCGGGCTGGATTTCGAAACCAGGCTGATTGCCAAGACCAACGCCGCCCAAGTGCTGGAAGAACAGCTCGGGAAAAAAGGCTATCAATGCGCGCCGATCAACCTGGGCTCCAATACCGATCCGTATCAGCCGATCGAGCGCGAACACAAAATCACCCGCCAGACCCTCGAAGTGCTGCTGCGCTATCGGCATCCGGTGACCATCATCACCAAGGGTTCGCTGATCTTGCGCGACCTCGACCTGCTCACTGAACTGGCGCAGCAAAGGCTGGTGGCGGTGATGATCAGCCTGACCACACTGGACGACGAACTCAAACGCATCCTCGAACCCCGCGCCGCAGCGCCCAAGGCCCGGCTGCGGGCGATCCGGGTAATGCGCGACGCGGGGATTCCAGTGGGTGTGCTGTGTTCGCCAATGATTCCGATGATCAATGACAGTGAGATCGAAAACCTGCTGACTGAGGCGCATGCGGCCGGCGCGCAGAGCGCTGCGTACATGATGCTGCGGCTGCCGCTGGAAGTGGCGCCGCTGTTCGAGGAGTGGTTGCAGGCGCACTACCCGCAGCGGGCGGCCCATGTGCTGAGCCTGATCCGCCAGAGCCGTGGCGGTGAGCTCTACGACAGCCGTTTTGGCGCACGCATGCGCGGCGAAGGGGTGTTCGCCGATCTGCTGGCGCAGCGCTTTGCCAAAGCCATCAAGCGTTTAGGCATGAATCATCGCGAGGGCTACAACCTCGATTGCACAGCGTTCTGTCCGCCGGGTCGCCAGATGTCGTTGATTTAG
- a CDS encoding GMC family oxidoreductase — translation MATVMKKVDAVIVGFGWTGAIMAKELTEAGLNVLALERGPMQDTYPDGNYPQVIDELTYSVRKKLFQDISKETVTIRHSVNDIALPNRQLGAFLPGNGVGGAGLHWSGVHFRVDPIELRMRSHYEERYGKNFIPKDMTIQDFGVSYEELEPFFDFAEKVFGTSGQAWTVKGQLVGQGKGGNPYAPDRSNPFPLQAQKNTVSAQLFGKAATEVGYKPYNLPSANTSGPYTNPYGAQMGPCNFCGFCSGYVCYMYSKASPNVNILPALKPLPNFELRPNSHVLRVNLDSTKSKATGVTYIDGQGREIEQPADLVILGAFQLHNVRLMLLSGIGKPYDPISGEGVVGRNFAYQNMATIKAFFDKDTHTNNFIGAGGNGVALDDFNADNFDHGPHGFVGGSPMWVNQAGSRPIAGTSNPPGTPAWGSAWKRATADYYTHQVSMDAHGAHQSYRGNYLDLDPVYRDAYGLPLLRMTFDWQENDIKMNRFMVEKMGKVAQAMGPKAIAVIGKQVGDHFNTAAYQTTHLNGGAIMGTDPKKSALNRYLQSWDVHNVFVPGASAFPQGLGYNPTGLVAALTYWSAKAIREQYLKNPGPLVQA, via the coding sequence ATGGCAACGGTAATGAAGAAGGTCGACGCAGTGATCGTCGGTTTTGGCTGGACCGGCGCGATCATGGCCAAAGAGCTGACCGAAGCGGGGCTCAATGTGCTGGCGCTGGAGCGCGGGCCGATGCAGGACACCTACCCCGACGGCAACTATCCGCAGGTGATCGACGAACTCACCTACAGCGTGCGCAAAAAACTCTTTCAGGACATCTCCAAAGAGACGGTCACCATCCGCCACAGCGTCAACGATATCGCCCTGCCCAACCGCCAGCTCGGCGCGTTCCTGCCGGGTAATGGCGTCGGGGGCGCCGGTCTGCACTGGTCGGGCGTGCATTTTCGCGTCGATCCGATCGAGCTGCGCATGCGCAGCCACTACGAAGAGCGCTACGGCAAAAACTTTATCCCCAAGGACATGACCATCCAGGACTTCGGCGTCAGCTACGAAGAGCTGGAGCCTTTCTTCGATTTCGCCGAGAAAGTCTTCGGCACCTCCGGCCAGGCCTGGACCGTGAAGGGCCAACTGGTCGGTCAGGGCAAGGGCGGCAACCCTTATGCGCCGGATCGCTCCAATCCGTTCCCGCTGCAAGCGCAGAAAAACACGGTGTCCGCACAGCTGTTCGGCAAAGCGGCGACAGAGGTCGGTTACAAACCCTACAACCTGCCGTCGGCGAATACTTCAGGGCCGTACACCAATCCCTACGGCGCACAGATGGGGCCGTGCAACTTCTGCGGTTTCTGCAGCGGTTATGTTTGCTACATGTATTCCAAGGCCTCGCCGAACGTGAACATTCTGCCGGCGCTAAAGCCGTTGCCGAATTTCGAACTGCGGCCTAACTCACATGTGCTGCGGGTCAACCTCGACAGCACCAAGTCCAAGGCCACCGGCGTGACTTACATCGACGGCCAGGGCCGCGAGATCGAGCAACCGGCGGATCTGGTGATCCTCGGCGCCTTCCAGCTGCACAACGTGCGCCTGATGCTGCTGTCGGGCATCGGCAAGCCTTACGACCCGATCAGCGGCGAAGGCGTGGTCGGGCGCAACTTCGCCTACCAGAACATGGCGACCATCAAGGCGTTCTTCGACAAGGACACCCACACCAACAACTTCATCGGTGCCGGCGGCAACGGCGTGGCGCTGGATGACTTCAACGCCGACAACTTCGACCACGGGCCGCACGGCTTCGTCGGCGGCTCGCCGATGTGGGTCAACCAGGCCGGCAGCCGGCCGATTGCCGGTACTTCGAACCCGCCGGGCACACCGGCCTGGGGCAGCGCGTGGAAACGTGCGACCGCCGATTACTACACCCACCAGGTGTCGATGGACGCCCACGGCGCGCATCAGTCCTACCGCGGCAACTACCTCGATCTGGATCCGGTGTACCGCGATGCCTACGGCTTGCCGCTGCTGCGGATGACCTTCGACTGGCAGGAAAACGACATCAAGATGAACCGCTTCATGGTCGAGAAAATGGGCAAGGTCGCCCAAGCCATGGGCCCGAAAGCCATCGCGGTGATCGGCAAACAGGTCGGTGATCACTTCAACACCGCGGCTTACCAGACCACCCACCTCAACGGTGGCGCGATCATGGGCACCGATCCGAAGAAAAGCGCCCTGAACCGCTACTTGCAGAGCTGGGACGTGCACAACGTGTTTGTGCCGGGCGCGTCGGCATTCCCGCAAGGGCTGGGCTACAACCCGACCGGACTGGTGGCGGCGTTGACCTACTGGTCGGCGAAGGCGATCCGCGAGCAGTACCTGAAAAACCCCGGCCCGCTGGTTCAGGCATAA
- a CDS encoding c-type cytochrome has product MKNLVIATLALLGSAAVTAADVDPALIKQGEYLARAGDCVACHTAKGGKPFAGGLPMETPIGTIYSTNITPDQTGVGDYSFEDFDKAVRHGVAKNGSTLYPAMPYPSYARVSEGDMQALYAYFMHGVEPVAQENKASDIPWPLSMRWPLMGWRWMFAPKVEDYKATSDDPVIDRGAYLVEGLGHCGACHTPRALTMQEKSLSATDGKNFLAGSAPLEGWIAKNLRGDHKDGLGSWSEAQLVQFLKTGRSDRSAVFGGMSDVVTHSMQYMTDADLTAIARYLKSLPATDPNDQPHQYDEKAAKALWNGDDSQRGAAVYIDNCAACHRTDGHGYTRVFPALAGNPVLQSEDPTSLIHIVLKGGTLPATHSAPSTFTMPGFAWRLSDQEVADVVSFIRGSWGNKGAPVKADDVASLRKNDMQATSRDDLGQVTTHN; this is encoded by the coding sequence ATGAAAAACCTCGTTATCGCCACCCTGGCGCTGCTCGGCAGCGCAGCTGTAACCGCTGCCGACGTCGATCCTGCGTTGATCAAACAAGGCGAATACCTCGCCCGTGCGGGCGACTGCGTGGCCTGCCATACCGCCAAGGGCGGCAAGCCGTTCGCTGGCGGCCTGCCGATGGAAACCCCGATCGGCACGATTTACTCGACCAACATCACCCCCGACCAAACCGGCGTCGGTGATTACAGCTTCGAGGACTTCGACAAGGCCGTGCGCCACGGTGTCGCGAAAAACGGCAGTACGTTGTACCCGGCCATGCCGTATCCGTCCTACGCCCGCGTCAGTGAAGGCGACATGCAGGCGTTGTACGCCTACTTCATGCACGGCGTCGAACCGGTCGCGCAGGAGAACAAAGCCAGCGACATTCCATGGCCGCTGAGCATGCGCTGGCCGTTGATGGGCTGGCGCTGGATGTTTGCGCCGAAAGTCGAGGACTACAAGGCAACCTCGGACGATCCAGTCATCGACCGTGGCGCCTATCTGGTCGAAGGCCTCGGCCATTGCGGCGCCTGCCATACGCCGCGGGCCCTGACCATGCAGGAAAAATCCCTGAGCGCCACCGACGGCAAAAACTTCCTCGCCGGCAGTGCGCCGCTGGAAGGCTGGATCGCCAAGAACCTGCGCGGCGATCACAAGGACGGTCTCGGCAGCTGGAGCGAAGCGCAACTGGTGCAGTTCCTCAAGACCGGACGCAGCGACCGCAGCGCGGTGTTCGGCGGCATGAGCGACGTGGTGACCCACAGCATGCAATACATGACCGACGCCGACCTGACCGCGATTGCTCGCTACCTCAAGTCCCTGCCCGCAACTGATCCGAACGATCAGCCGCACCAGTACGACGAAAAAGCCGCCAAGGCCCTATGGAACGGTGACGACAGCCAACGCGGCGCAGCGGTGTACATCGACAACTGCGCGGCCTGCCACCGTACCGACGGCCATGGCTATACCCGGGTGTTCCCGGCGCTGGCCGGCAATCCGGTGCTGCAATCGGAAGACCCGACGTCGCTGATCCACATCGTGCTCAAGGGCGGCACCCTGCCGGCCACCCACTCGGCGCCGTCGACCTTCACCATGCCGGGTTTCGCCTGGCGCTTGTCGGATCAGGAAGTAGCCGATGTGGTGAGTTTTATTCGCGGCAGTTGGGGTAACAAGGGCGCGCCGGTCAAGGCTGACGATGTCGCGAGCCTGCGCAAGAACGATATGCAGGCGACTTCCAGGGATGATTTGGGGCAAGTCACCACGCATAACTGA
- a CDS encoding YheV family putative zinc ribbon protein, with amino-acid sequence MSEAPVITKKRFIAGAVCPACSEPDKLMMWNEDSVPHRECVACGYSDTLNEQGLSVPKELGTRVNTSALKPTADKNVQAVQFFPNPKLAKKPDAQH; translated from the coding sequence ATGAGCGAGGCACCTGTGATTACCAAGAAACGCTTTATCGCCGGGGCGGTCTGCCCGGCGTGCAGCGAGCCGGACAAGCTGATGATGTGGAACGAGGACAGCGTGCCGCACCGCGAATGCGTGGCCTGTGGTTACTCGGATACGTTGAACGAGCAGGGGCTTTCTGTACCGAAAGAGCTGGGCACGCGGGTCAATACCAGCGCGCTCAAGCCGACAGCGGACAAGAATGTCCAGGCCGTGCAGTTCTTCCCCAATCCGAAGCTTGCGAAAAAACCTGACGCACAACATTGA
- a CDS encoding SulP family inorganic anion transporter: protein MRAAQLKAVLPRELLASVVVFLVALPLCMGIAIASGLPPAKGLITGIIGGLVVGWLAGSPLQVSGPAAGLAVLVFELVRQHGIEMLGPILLLAGFLQLVAGRLKLGCWFRVTAPAVVYGMLAGIGVLIVLSQVHVMLDAKPQPSGLDNLTAFPGAVAQALPSFGWQAGLLGLATIAVMWLWEKFRPHSLRFIPGALLGVGLATGASLLLALPVKRVEVPENLAEAIDWLKPADLLSLADPTLLIAAFAVAFIASAETLLSAAAVDRMHSGVRSDFDRELSAQGVGNMLCGLVGALPMTGVIVRSSANVQAGATTRYSTIFHGLWLLGFVLLLSSVLQSIPVASLAGVLVYTGFKLVDLKAFRGLGRYGRMPMFTYAATALAIIFTDLLTGVLIGFGLTLLKLAFKASRLKISLIDLPQDGEMELRLVGAATFLKVPALTQVLGSIPEGTTVHVPLNNLSYIDHSCLELLEEWGRANAAKGSKLLIESRGLKRRLEGRVRTNTGVGAAG from the coding sequence ATGCGTGCTGCTCAATTGAAAGCGGTTCTGCCACGGGAGCTGTTGGCTTCGGTGGTTGTGTTCCTGGTCGCCCTGCCGTTGTGCATGGGTATCGCAATTGCTTCCGGGTTGCCGCCGGCCAAAGGCCTGATCACCGGGATCATCGGCGGTCTGGTGGTGGGTTGGCTGGCGGGTTCGCCGTTGCAGGTCAGCGGGCCGGCGGCGGGTCTGGCGGTGCTGGTGTTCGAACTGGTGCGTCAGCACGGTATCGAGATGCTCGGGCCGATTCTGCTGCTCGCAGGTTTCCTGCAACTGGTGGCCGGTCGCCTGAAGCTCGGTTGCTGGTTCCGGGTCACGGCGCCAGCGGTGGTGTACGGCATGCTCGCCGGGATCGGGGTGTTGATCGTGCTCTCGCAGGTGCATGTGATGCTCGACGCCAAGCCGCAACCTTCCGGTCTGGATAACCTGACGGCCTTCCCCGGCGCGGTGGCGCAAGCCTTGCCGTCGTTTGGCTGGCAGGCCGGGTTACTCGGGCTGGCGACCATTGCGGTGATGTGGCTGTGGGAGAAATTCCGTCCGCACTCGCTGCGGTTTATTCCCGGCGCGTTGCTCGGCGTAGGTCTGGCCACGGGCGCCAGCCTGCTGCTGGCGTTGCCGGTGAAACGGGTCGAGGTGCCGGAGAATCTGGCCGAAGCCATCGACTGGCTGAAACCGGCGGACCTGCTCAGCCTGGCCGACCCGACGCTACTGATCGCGGCATTTGCCGTGGCGTTTATCGCCAGCGCCGAAACCCTGCTGTCTGCGGCGGCAGTAGACCGCATGCACAGTGGCGTACGTTCTGACTTTGACCGTGAGCTGTCAGCGCAAGGTGTCGGCAACATGCTCTGCGGGCTGGTCGGTGCGCTGCCGATGACCGGGGTGATTGTGCGCAGTTCGGCCAACGTCCAGGCCGGCGCGACCACCCGTTATTCGACGATCTTTCATGGTCTGTGGCTGCTGGGGTTCGTGTTGTTGCTGTCGAGCGTGCTGCAAAGCATTCCGGTGGCGAGTCTGGCCGGGGTGCTGGTCTACACCGGTTTCAAACTGGTCGACCTCAAGGCCTTTCGCGGTCTGGGCCGTTACGGGCGGATGCCGATGTTCACCTACGCCGCCACGGCGCTGGCGATCATCTTCACCGACCTGTTGACCGGGGTACTGATCGGTTTCGGTCTGACCCTGCTGAAACTGGCGTTCAAGGCGTCGCGCCTGAAGATCAGCCTGATCGACCTGCCGCAGGATGGCGAGATGGAGTTGCGCCTGGTGGGCGCGGCGACCTTTCTCAAGGTGCCAGCCTTGACCCAGGTGCTGGGCAGCATTCCCGAAGGTACGACGGTGCATGTACCGCTCAATAACCTGAGCTACATCGACCATTCGTGTCTGGAGTTGCTGGAAGAGTGGGGCCGGGCGAATGCTGCGAAGGGGTCGA
- a CDS encoding dual specificity protein phosphatase family protein — translation MSRVRLFPALCLSLVALLHLMPAQADAAATSRPPEWAQPVEVQYNLFQMSPTLYRSALPDGGAVPLLKNLKVATVINFLPEADSRWLSEPGINQVQLPYRTNHVDDADVLKTLRAIQAAEANGPVLMHCKHGSDRTGLMAAMYRIVVQGWSKEDALNEMTQGGFGESGHFKDGVRYVMQADVDKLRTALANGDCSTSAFATCSMKSWFQSVNLK, via the coding sequence ATGTCCCGAGTGCGCCTTTTCCCTGCTTTGTGTTTGTCGCTTGTTGCCCTGCTGCACTTGATGCCGGCCCAGGCTGACGCCGCTGCAACATCGCGTCCCCCTGAATGGGCACAACCGGTTGAAGTGCAGTACAACCTGTTCCAGATGTCGCCGACCCTCTACCGCAGCGCCTTGCCGGACGGCGGTGCGGTGCCGTTGTTGAAGAACCTCAAAGTGGCGACGGTGATCAACTTCCTGCCGGAAGCCGACAGCCGCTGGTTGTCCGAGCCAGGCATCAATCAGGTGCAACTGCCTTATCGCACCAACCATGTCGATGACGCCGATGTGCTCAAGACCCTGCGCGCGATTCAGGCTGCCGAAGCCAATGGCCCGGTGTTGATGCATTGCAAGCACGGTTCCGACCGTACCGGCCTGATGGCGGCGATGTACCGGATCGTGGTGCAGGGCTGGAGCAAGGAAGACGCGCTGAACGAGATGACTCAGGGCGGTTTTGGTGAAAGCGGCCATTTCAAGGATGGCGTGCGCTATGTGATGCAGGCCGATGTCGACAAACTGCGTACCGCTCTGGCCAATGGCGATTGCAGCACCAGTGCCTTTGCCACCTGCTCGATGAAGAGCTGGTTCCAGTCGGTCAACCTGAAGTAA
- a CDS encoding gluconate 2-dehydrogenase subunit 3 family protein, with translation MSDANRDNPRREFLRKSLTLIPVVTLAGSGLGSSVLQAAPEVTPAAPAAAPAKAESGAYQPSYFTAEEWAFINAAVAQLIPNDDQGPGALEAGVPEYIDRQMNTPYAAGALWYMQGPFNADAAPEMGWQSKLVPKDIYRLGIAATDQWAKSLNGKTFAEQDSATRDDLLKQLEAGKPQFDTVPAKIFFSLLLQNTKEGFFCDPIHGGNKGMVGWTMIGFPGARADFMDWVERNEQYPFPAVSIRGERA, from the coding sequence ATGTCTGATGCAAATCGAGACAACCCGCGGCGTGAGTTCTTGCGCAAATCCCTGACCCTGATTCCCGTGGTCACCCTCGCCGGTAGCGGCCTGGGCAGCAGCGTCTTGCAAGCGGCGCCTGAAGTCACCCCGGCGGCGCCCGCGGCAGCTCCGGCGAAGGCCGAGTCCGGCGCTTACCAGCCAAGCTATTTCACCGCCGAGGAATGGGCGTTCATCAACGCCGCCGTGGCGCAATTGATCCCCAACGACGATCAAGGCCCGGGTGCCCTCGAAGCCGGCGTGCCGGAATACATCGACCGCCAGATGAACACCCCGTACGCCGCCGGTGCCCTGTGGTACATGCAGGGTCCGTTCAACGCCGACGCCGCGCCGGAGATGGGCTGGCAGAGCAAACTGGTGCCCAAAGACATCTATCGCCTCGGCATCGCCGCCACGGATCAGTGGGCAAAATCCCTCAACGGTAAAACATTTGCCGAGCAAGACAGCGCTACCCGAGACGACTTGCTCAAGCAACTCGAAGCCGGCAAGCCGCAGTTCGATACGGTTCCGGCGAAGATTTTCTTCAGTCTGCTGCTGCAAAACACCAAGGAAGGGTTCTTCTGCGACCCGATCCACGGCGGCAATAAAGGCATGGTCGGCTGGACCATGATCGGCTTCCCCGGCGCCCGCGCCGATTTCATGGATTGGGTGGAACGCAACGAGCAATACCCCTTCCCGGCAGTTTCGATTCGCGGCGAGAGGGCTTGA
- a CDS encoding M3 family metallopeptidase translates to MPDTNPLLQPWTLPPWSAIRAEHLVPAINAIICANHQVITQVIASQTEHPGWDDLVVAVDEAEARLDETMAIIETLSSVKPDDTDWLRESALCSLAADQYRADKAANLALYRTYQRLANSSIAASFDDQRKASLAKILRKFRLSGIELQRAQQQTLARLNHDIRQLEQLFLSNLELADAAWSKRIADVTQLEGLSAAVQARLARNAKQAGFNGWLLTLDRNTYQHVMTHSQNRALREEYYLAWFSRASDQGPQANKTDNHPVLTVLVGLRHEKARLLGFENFVQFRLENRMAASPEQVDAFVRQQVASNTPALQRDAQALKAFALTQGIAPIQPWDEDFLAEQLRLLQLNGALKSLREYFPLDGTLRRLCLFSEHMFGVKIVEQTAVSHWHQSVRLLEVREYEQVIGYIYIDPYHHEVSTDYAFTSALRVRRINAEGRPSLPIASLHSNFPPATKDHPCLLSHENLRVLFHEFGHCLQHVFTRSPHRNLSGISQMARDTAEFAGQLFEHWCLSSEFLVWLGAHYQSGERLTKARAETALAAISAHTSRTTAMLLMTALFDLELHRSHGDGRSIQQVFEDVQRDIPHLQLSGYHRLAYSFDYLVTGYAASVYAYKWSGVLASEVFKRFQRDGVFAPQTGRDFREAFFAPGDSRSLLKAAHGFLGEPVTAQLFAADTPAVTSG, encoded by the coding sequence ATGCCTGACACCAATCCGCTGTTACAACCCTGGACTTTGCCACCGTGGTCGGCGATACGCGCCGAGCATCTGGTTCCGGCGATCAACGCGATCATCTGCGCAAACCACCAGGTCATTACGCAAGTGATCGCCAGCCAAACCGAACATCCGGGTTGGGACGATCTGGTAGTGGCCGTCGATGAGGCCGAAGCGCGCCTGGATGAAACCATGGCCATTATCGAAACCCTCTCGAGCGTCAAACCCGACGACACCGATTGGCTCAGGGAAAGCGCCTTGTGCAGCCTCGCAGCGGACCAATACCGCGCCGACAAGGCCGCCAATCTGGCGCTGTACCGTACCTATCAACGGCTGGCGAACAGCTCGATTGCCGCCAGTTTCGATGATCAGCGCAAAGCCTCGCTGGCGAAGATTCTGCGCAAATTTCGCCTGTCCGGGATCGAACTGCAGCGTGCTCAACAGCAAACGCTTGCGCGCCTGAATCACGACATCCGGCAGCTGGAGCAACTGTTCCTGAGCAACCTGGAACTGGCCGACGCCGCGTGGAGCAAACGCATTGCCGACGTCACGCAGCTTGAAGGCCTGTCTGCTGCGGTGCAGGCGCGTCTGGCCCGCAATGCAAAACAGGCAGGATTCAACGGCTGGCTGCTGACGCTGGATCGAAACACCTACCAGCACGTCATGACTCACTCGCAAAACAGGGCACTGCGCGAAGAATATTACTTGGCGTGGTTCAGCCGCGCCTCCGACCAGGGCCCCCAAGCGAACAAAACCGACAACCATCCGGTCCTGACGGTGTTGGTCGGCCTGCGACACGAAAAAGCCCGGTTACTCGGATTCGAAAACTTCGTCCAGTTTCGCCTCGAAAACCGCATGGCCGCCTCACCCGAACAAGTCGACGCCTTTGTCCGCCAGCAAGTGGCATCAAATACGCCGGCCTTGCAGCGCGATGCCCAGGCCCTGAAGGCGTTCGCGCTCACCCAGGGGATTGCACCAATACAGCCATGGGATGAAGACTTCCTCGCCGAGCAGTTACGCCTGCTGCAATTGAATGGCGCACTCAAAAGCTTGCGTGAGTACTTCCCGCTCGATGGCACGCTACGTCGGCTCTGTCTATTCAGCGAGCACATGTTCGGCGTCAAGATCGTCGAACAGACAGCAGTCAGCCACTGGCATCAAAGCGTGCGGTTACTGGAGGTACGCGAGTACGAGCAAGTGATCGGGTATATCTACATTGACCCCTATCACCACGAAGTATCGACCGACTATGCCTTCACCTCGGCCTTGCGCGTTCGCCGCATCAATGCCGAAGGGCGCCCATCGCTGCCGATTGCCAGCCTTCACAGTAACTTCCCGCCTGCCACCAAGGACCATCCGTGCCTGCTGTCCCACGAAAACCTGCGGGTGCTGTTCCACGAGTTCGGGCATTGCCTGCAACATGTTTTCACGCGATCCCCGCATCGCAACCTTTCGGGGATTTCGCAAATGGCCCGCGATACTGCCGAGTTCGCCGGGCAGTTGTTCGAACACTGGTGCCTGTCATCGGAGTTTCTGGTGTGGCTAGGCGCCCATTACCAGAGCGGCGAGCGACTGACGAAGGCACGGGCCGAGACTGCGCTGGCCGCCATCAGCGCCCACACCAGCCGGACCACCGCCATGTTGCTGATGACGGCGTTATTTGATTTGGAGCTGCATCGAAGTCATGGCGATGGCCGCAGCATCCAGCAGGTTTTCGAAGATGTGCAACGTGACATCCCCCACCTGCAACTGTCGGGTTATCACCGCCTCGCCTATAGCTTTGATTACCTGGTGACCGGCTACGCGGCATCGGTCTACGCCTACAAATGGTCGGGCGTGCTGGCGAGCGAGGTGTTCAAACGGTTTCAGCGCGACGGTGTGTTCGCCCCGCAGACAGGGCGGGATTTTCGCGAGGCGTTCTTTGCGCCCGGCGACTCCCGCTCATTGCTCAAGGCCGCGCATGGGTTTCTTGGCGAGCCTGTTACCGCACAGCTCTTTGCCGCCGATACGCCCGCGGTTACTTCAGGTTGA
- a CDS encoding carbonic anhydrase: MSDKDKQPLAASAQAVPGAESADAALRTIVDGFLHFHHEVFPQQEELFKKLATAQSPRAMFITCADSRIVPELITQSSPGDLFVTRNVGNVVPPYGQMNGGVSTAIEYAVLALGVQHIIICGHSDCGAMRAVLNPDSLEKMPTVKAWLRHAEVAKTMVHDNCHCADEKESMPILTEENVIAQLQHLRTHPSVASRMANGHLFIHGWVYNIETSEIKAYDADQGRFLPLDGSHPIPVATPKARF, from the coding sequence ATGAGTGACAAGGATAAACAGCCTTTGGCTGCGTCGGCGCAAGCCGTCCCTGGGGCGGAATCCGCCGATGCAGCGCTGCGAACGATCGTTGACGGCTTTTTGCATTTTCATCATGAGGTCTTCCCGCAGCAGGAAGAACTCTTCAAGAAACTCGCCACGGCGCAATCGCCCCGGGCAATGTTCATCACCTGCGCCGACTCGCGCATCGTCCCTGAACTGATCACCCAGAGCTCCCCGGGCGATCTGTTCGTGACCCGTAACGTCGGCAACGTCGTGCCGCCTTACGGCCAGATGAACGGCGGCGTTTCCACCGCAATCGAGTACGCGGTGCTGGCGCTGGGCGTGCAGCACATCATCATCTGCGGCCATTCCGATTGCGGCGCCATGCGTGCGGTGCTCAACCCGGACAGCCTGGAAAAAATGCCGACGGTCAAAGCCTGGCTGCGCCACGCCGAAGTCGCGAAAACCATGGTGCACGACAACTGTCACTGCGCCGACGAAAAAGAGAGCATGCCGATCCTCACCGAGGAAAACGTCATCGCCCAACTGCAGCACTTGCGTACCCATCCTTCGGTAGCCTCGCGCATGGCGAACGGTCATCTGTTCATTCATGGCTGGGTCTACAACATCGAAACCAGCGAAATCAAGGCTTACGACGCGGATCAGGGACGTTTCCTGCCGCTCGATGGCAGCCACCCGATTCCGGTGGCGACGCCCAAAGCGCGCTTCTAA